One segment of Paenibacillus sp. FSL R7-0337 DNA contains the following:
- a CDS encoding methionine ABC transporter ATP-binding protein encodes MIELKDITKVYGKGSKQATALSALSLSIKKGEIFGVIGHSGAGKSTLIRCINLLERPTAGEVWVDGVELTALSQRQLQEQRRKIGMIFQHFNLLSSATVYDNIAFPLRLIGAGRNEIEQKVKDLLALVGLEEHWNKYPAQLSGGQKQRVGIARALASDPDVLLCDEATSALDPQTTDSILRLLMDINSKFHLTIVLITHEMHVIQSICDRVAVIHGGGIVEQGEVAEVFLKPKHEVTREFIRSETQSDGPLRQAIDAVHPGYTKSVKITFLGQKTYGSTLSQVVQGTGVHFAILHGTISTIKDVPYGQLIVRFEGPADAVEATLTELVAQGLDVEVIS; translated from the coding sequence TTGATAGAATTGAAGGATATAACCAAGGTGTACGGCAAAGGCAGTAAGCAGGCAACTGCACTCTCTGCGCTGAGCCTGTCGATTAAGAAGGGTGAAATCTTCGGGGTGATCGGTCACTCCGGGGCCGGCAAAAGCACGCTGATCCGCTGCATTAATCTGCTCGAGCGCCCGACTGCGGGCGAGGTGTGGGTGGACGGTGTGGAGCTTACAGCGCTTAGCCAGAGACAGCTGCAAGAGCAGCGGCGCAAGATCGGGATGATTTTTCAGCATTTCAATCTGCTCTCATCGGCTACAGTCTATGATAATATCGCATTTCCACTGCGGCTGATCGGAGCCGGAAGGAATGAGATTGAACAAAAGGTTAAAGATCTGCTCGCCCTGGTTGGACTGGAGGAGCACTGGAATAAGTACCCGGCTCAGCTATCCGGCGGACAGAAGCAGCGTGTCGGGATCGCCCGGGCGTTGGCGAGTGATCCGGACGTTCTGTTATGCGATGAAGCGACCTCGGCGCTTGATCCGCAGACGACAGACTCCATTCTTCGCCTGCTGATGGATATCAACAGCAAATTCCATCTGACCATCGTGCTGATTACACATGAGATGCATGTGATTCAGAGCATCTGCGACCGTGTTGCCGTGATCCATGGAGGCGGTATTGTGGAGCAGGGTGAAGTGGCCGAGGTATTTCTGAAGCCGAAGCATGAGGTTACCAGGGAATTCATCCGCAGTGAGACCCAGTCGGATGGACCGCTCCGGCAAGCAATTGATGCTGTGCACCCAGGCTACACGAAGTCGGTCAAAATCACTTTTCTCGGGCAAAAGACTTACGGTTCCACGCTCTCGCAGGTGGTTCAAGGAACCGGGGTTCACTTCGCCATTCTCCATGGCACGATCTCAACGATCAAGGATGTTCCTTACGGGCAGCTGATTGTACGGTTCGAAGGACCTGCCGATGCGGTTGAAGCCACGCTTACGGAGTTAGTAGCGCAAGGTCTTGATGTGGAGGTGATTTCCTGA
- a CDS encoding MetQ/NlpA family ABC transporter substrate-binding protein, with translation MKKVLLTFFSLTLVLVLAACGNNKANNTTNSAATEPTTEPAADPVTLVIGASPVPHAEILKAIAPLLEAQGIKLEIKEFTDYILPNTQLAEKQLDANFFQHKPYLDDQNAKNGTDLVSVTAVHVEPFGAYSKKIKSIDELAEGAKVAIPNDATNGGRALILLAKNGLIKLKDDTNIASTKADITENAKKLDIIELDAAMLPRQLDEVDLALINTNFALDAKLSPTKDALFIEGGDSPYANLLVARPDNKDSDAIQKLAAALTSPEAKAFIDKQYDGAIIPAF, from the coding sequence ATGAAAAAAGTACTGCTTACATTCTTCAGCCTGACCTTGGTATTGGTGCTTGCCGCTTGCGGAAACAACAAGGCCAATAACACCACGAATTCTGCTGCTACAGAACCGACTACAGAGCCTGCTGCGGACCCGGTAACCCTGGTGATTGGTGCTTCTCCTGTACCGCATGCGGAAATCCTCAAAGCGATTGCCCCACTGCTTGAAGCCCAAGGCATTAAGCTGGAAATTAAAGAATTCACAGATTATATTCTTCCCAATACACAGCTTGCCGAGAAGCAGCTCGATGCGAACTTCTTCCAGCACAAGCCTTACCTGGATGATCAGAACGCCAAGAACGGCACAGATCTCGTATCTGTAACTGCTGTTCATGTAGAGCCATTTGGCGCTTATTCCAAAAAAATCAAATCGATTGACGAATTGGCAGAGGGTGCAAAGGTTGCAATTCCAAATGATGCAACGAACGGCGGACGCGCATTGATTCTGCTGGCTAAGAACGGCCTGATCAAGCTGAAGGATGACACCAATATTGCCTCTACCAAAGCGGATATCACTGAGAACGCCAAGAAGCTGGATATCATTGAGCTGGATGCAGCCATGCTGCCCCGTCAGCTGGATGAAGTAGACCTGGCGCTGATCAACACCAACTTTGCACTGGATGCTAAGCTGTCTCCTACCAAGGATGCGTTGTTCATTGAAGGCGGCGACTCCCCGTATGCCAACCTGCTGGTTGCCCGTCCTGACAATAAGGATTCCGATGCCATTCAGAAGCTGGCAGCAGCGCTGACATCCCCGGAAGCGAAGGCATTCATCGATAAGCAATATGACGGAGCGATTATTCCGGCATTCTAA
- a CDS encoding Cthe_2314 family HEPN domain-containing protein has product MLRTLLGEPPRVNSGVLAEAMESMAKAASMLRKEMAAHEDHDHEYRKLEIWTRGLISSLDELEQSWFAAAFFRKSVIAGYMDDMSSTEQGEYARYVYFYKDGFIRIFSLLDKLGTVLNNLYNLNTGKVKTHFSYFTVLRQFQLLHAHHPLADELERIRNSYREPVENLRKRRNAEIHYMNAEMTDDLWQRHQGLHDKIRLEDLDSHLEDLKQSLEMVCQSLAAAYKYGNAQWHKKLAVPGPKSGHARS; this is encoded by the coding sequence ATGCTGCGGACATTACTGGGAGAGCCGCCCCGCGTGAACAGCGGTGTGCTGGCTGAAGCTATGGAATCCATGGCGAAGGCTGCCTCCATGCTGCGCAAGGAGATGGCGGCACATGAAGACCATGACCATGAATACCGCAAGCTGGAAATCTGGACACGGGGCTTGATCTCCTCTCTGGATGAGCTGGAGCAGAGCTGGTTCGCAGCCGCCTTTTTCCGGAAGTCAGTAATAGCCGGTTATATGGATGATATGTCGTCCACCGAGCAGGGGGAGTACGCCAGATATGTGTATTTCTACAAGGATGGCTTCATCCGTATCTTCTCGCTGCTGGACAAGCTGGGCACGGTGCTGAACAATCTGTACAATCTCAATACAGGCAAGGTGAAAACGCATTTCTCCTACTTTACGGTGCTGAGGCAATTTCAGCTGCTTCATGCGCATCATCCGCTGGCGGACGAACTGGAGCGGATCAGGAATTCCTACCGGGAGCCGGTGGAGAATCTGCGCAAGCGGCGGAATGCCGAGATCCATTACATGAACGCGGAGATGACCGACGATCTCTGGCAGCGTCACCAGGGATTGCATGATAAGATCCGTCTGGAGGATCTGGACAGCCATCTGGAGGATTTGAAGCAGAGTCTGGAGATGGTATGCCAATCACTGGCAGCCGCATACAAGTACGGGAATGCGCAATGGCACAAGAAATTAGCGGTCCCAGGCCCGAAATCCGGGCATGCCCGTTCGTAA
- a CDS encoding NifU family protein, producing MSENVQSATMYDEVLEVLDKLRPFLQRDGGDVELIDVEDGIVKLKLMGACGSCPSSTITLKAGIERALIEEVEGVEEVVQVF from the coding sequence ATGAGTGAGAATGTACAAAGCGCAACCATGTACGATGAAGTACTGGAAGTCCTTGATAAACTTCGTCCGTTCCTGCAGCGCGATGGCGGTGACGTGGAACTGATTGATGTTGAAGACGGCATCGTTAAGCTGAAGCTTATGGGTGCATGCGGCAGTTGCCCAAGCTCCACGATCACGCTAAAAGCCGGGATCGAACGCGCCCTGATTGAAGAAGTAGAAGGCGTGGAAGAAGTCGTTCAGGTATTCTAA
- a CDS encoding thioredoxin family protein, giving the protein MDKISSPAQFQVAIQSPRLTVAVFKADWCVDCKFIDPFMPDVQQKYAERLTLVEVDVDAVGEVSQEQNILGIPSFVAYTDGRELVRFVNKLRKSREEIEKFLDTALDVYLSIHK; this is encoded by the coding sequence ATGGACAAAATCAGCTCCCCTGCCCAGTTTCAGGTAGCAATTCAGTCTCCGCGCCTGACGGTGGCAGTCTTCAAGGCAGATTGGTGTGTGGATTGTAAATTCATTGATCCGTTCATGCCGGATGTGCAGCAGAAATATGCAGAGCGTCTTACCCTGGTGGAAGTGGATGTCGATGCTGTAGGTGAAGTCAGCCAGGAACAGAATATACTGGGCATTCCAAGCTTTGTCGCGTATACCGATGGACGGGAACTGGTCCGGTTCGTGAACAAGCTCCGTAAGTCCCGGGAAGAAATCGAGAAGTTTCTTGATACGGCGCTGGACGTTTATCTCAGCATTCACAAGTAA
- a CDS encoding DUF456 family protein, whose protein sequence is MTILGWILIIALFAIGMAGAVYPILPGALAIYLAFFVYGWFFSFGSFGPWFWIAQTLIVVVLFIADYVVGAWGVKKFGGSRASVIGSTIGLIIGPFLIPAFGLLIGPFLGAFIGELIAGEKAGKAVKVSFGALLGLFSSTVVKIILQIVMIVLFFIWIGRF, encoded by the coding sequence TTGACAATTCTGGGCTGGATTCTGATCATTGCTTTATTCGCAATCGGAATGGCAGGAGCGGTATATCCAATCTTGCCGGGGGCGCTTGCGATTTACCTGGCTTTCTTTGTATATGGCTGGTTCTTTTCCTTCGGCTCCTTCGGACCCTGGTTCTGGATTGCCCAGACGCTAATCGTTGTGGTGCTGTTCATTGCCGACTATGTTGTCGGGGCCTGGGGCGTCAAGAAATTCGGCGGCTCCCGCGCCTCGGTGATCGGCAGCACCATCGGTCTGATTATCGGTCCGTTTCTGATTCCGGCGTTCGGCCTGCTGATTGGCCCGTTCCTGGGTGCTTTCATCGGCGAGCTGATTGCCGGCGAGAAGGCCGGTAAAGCGGTTAAGGTGAGCTTCGGCGCTCTGCTCGGGCTGTTCAGCAGCACAGTCGTCAAGATTATTCTGCAGATTGTTATGATCGTCCTCTTCTTTATCTGGATCGGACGTTTTTAA
- a CDS encoding UbiD family decarboxylase, producing the protein MRYGNLRQWIEQLRRDKDLAVIDTPVDPYLELAEIHRRVVQEEGPALLFTNVQGTPFPVATNLFGSVRRVNKAFGTRPEQLLKSLTTAMEQLIPPSAAGLWREKTVLLELLRAGTKNIPQGEAPVLGVCSSSDPLKELPRITAWPKDDGAFLTLPLVYTENITNPKDHNLGMYRIQMYDDSTTGIHWQIHKGGGFHHSQAEHLGETLPVSVFIGGPPALIAAAVAPVPERIPELLLASLMLGGKLPMVQDPLGGHRIPAEAEFSIRGRVSPLERRAEGPYGSQSGYYSMQHDFPVMHVQRMWHRKDAIYPATITGKPRQEDYYLKDYLQRLLAPAYPLLIPSVKALWSYSESGSQSLTSAVVRESYPREYMVSAFRILGEGQLSLTKFLLLTNVQVELTDFPKLLETVLERFNPQLDLTIFANTSMDTLDYTGRKLNHGSKAVMAGIGSPVRQLPKTYTEGLLPSITAAVPYCGGCLAVSGASYEEDPELPERLVAAFKERETDWPLIVLVDQAEEAVSTQTSFLWSVFTRFNPADDIYSAAGVQRGSVSYTLPIIIDARMKPGYPEELAPSEDIAKRVDRNWNHYFPLA; encoded by the coding sequence GTGCGATACGGTAATTTACGACAATGGATCGAGCAACTCCGCAGGGATAAGGATCTGGCAGTGATAGATACGCCTGTTGATCCTTATCTGGAGCTTGCCGAAATTCACCGCCGGGTGGTGCAGGAGGAAGGCCCGGCACTGCTGTTCACGAACGTGCAAGGAACACCGTTCCCGGTCGCTACGAATCTATTCGGTTCAGTCCGGCGCGTCAACAAAGCCTTTGGGACAAGACCGGAGCAGCTGCTGAAGTCGCTGACAACGGCGATGGAGCAGCTGATCCCGCCTTCCGCCGCCGGCTTATGGCGGGAGAAGACGGTGCTGCTTGAGCTGCTGAGGGCAGGAACCAAGAACATACCGCAAGGAGAGGCTCCTGTGCTCGGCGTCTGCAGCAGCAGTGATCCGCTTAAGGAGCTGCCCCGGATCACAGCCTGGCCTAAGGATGACGGGGCATTCCTCACGCTTCCTCTGGTCTATACGGAGAATATCACCAACCCTAAGGATCATAACCTCGGAATGTACCGGATTCAGATGTATGACGACAGTACCACAGGCATTCACTGGCAGATTCACAAGGGCGGCGGCTTTCATCACTCGCAGGCAGAGCATCTCGGGGAGACCCTGCCGGTGTCTGTCTTCATCGGCGGGCCGCCGGCCCTGATTGCTGCGGCAGTGGCTCCGGTCCCGGAACGGATTCCGGAGCTGCTGCTAGCCTCGCTGATGCTGGGTGGCAAGCTTCCCATGGTGCAGGACCCCTTGGGCGGGCACCGGATTCCGGCAGAGGCCGAGTTCTCCATCCGGGGACGCGTGTCTCCGCTGGAGCGGAGAGCGGAAGGCCCGTATGGGAGCCAGTCCGGCTACTATTCCATGCAGCATGATTTCCCGGTCATGCATGTTCAGCGCATGTGGCACCGCAAGGATGCCATCTACCCGGCGACCATCACCGGCAAGCCGCGCCAGGAGGATTATTACCTGAAGGATTATTTGCAACGGCTGCTCGCTCCGGCCTATCCTCTGCTGATCCCTTCGGTCAAAGCGCTATGGTCCTATTCCGAATCCGGTTCGCAATCATTGACCTCAGCGGTCGTGAGGGAGAGCTATCCGCGTGAGTATATGGTGTCAGCGTTTCGTATCTTAGGGGAAGGCCAGCTCTCCTTAACCAAATTCCTTCTGCTAACTAATGTGCAGGTAGAGCTTACCGACTTTCCCAAGTTGCTGGAAACGGTGCTTGAGCGCTTCAATCCGCAATTGGATCTGACGATCTTTGCCAATACCTCCATGGATACGCTGGATTATACTGGACGCAAGCTGAACCATGGCAGTAAGGCTGTGATGGCGGGCATCGGCAGCCCGGTCCGTCAGCTGCCAAAGACCTATACAGAGGGGCTGCTCCCATCAATCACCGCCGCTGTGCCTTATTGCGGAGGATGTTTAGCCGTTTCCGGTGCATCCTATGAAGAGGACCCGGAGCTGCCGGAACGGCTGGTGGCTGCCTTCAAGGAGAGAGAGACCGACTGGCCTTTGATTGTGCTGGTCGATCAGGCGGAAGAGGCGGTAAGCACGCAGACCTCATTCCTGTGGTCTGTATTCACCCGCTTCAATCCAGCGGACGATATTTATTCGGCGGCTGGGGTACAACGGGGCAGTGTCAGCTATACGCTGCCGATCATTATAGATGCCCGGATGAAGCCGGGATACCCGGAGGAGCTGGCTCCGAGCGAGGATATTGCGAAGCGGGTAGACCGCAATTGGAATCATTATTTTCCTCTAGCGTAG
- a CDS encoding Cof-type HAD-IIB family hydrolase produces MTAKYRLLALDMDGTLLNDEQKITPLTVEWIKKAMEAGVHVCLSTGRSSRSAMPYAEQLGLNTPMIMVNGSEVWRAPHELYRRSLMDVELVKEMHKIAEEFDIWFWAYSVDEVYNRDSWDGEIDSREWLKFGYSTEDNDIRHKLLMRLQELGGLEITNSSPFNLEINPLGVNKASGILEVCKLLGINMSQVVAVGDSLNDLAAIQQSGFGVAMGNAQETVKQEADAVVATNNEDGIAEVIQKYILTEAGTSAGRISKRA; encoded by the coding sequence ATGACTGCCAAATACCGCCTGCTTGCCTTGGATATGGATGGAACCCTACTGAACGACGAACAGAAGATTACCCCGCTTACAGTGGAATGGATCAAAAAAGCGATGGAGGCCGGCGTACATGTCTGCCTGTCTACGGGACGCTCCTCGCGCAGTGCGATGCCTTATGCTGAACAGCTTGGCCTCAACACTCCGATGATTATGGTGAACGGAAGTGAAGTCTGGCGTGCACCTCATGAGCTGTACCGCCGGTCCCTGATGGATGTGGAGCTAGTCAAAGAGATGCACAAAATCGCGGAGGAATTCGACATCTGGTTCTGGGCCTACTCTGTAGATGAGGTGTACAACCGGGATAGCTGGGACGGGGAGATTGACAGCAGGGAATGGTTGAAATTCGGCTATTCCACCGAGGATAACGATATCCGCCATAAGCTGCTGATGCGGCTGCAGGAGCTGGGCGGGCTGGAGATCACCAACTCCTCGCCGTTCAACCTGGAGATTAATCCACTGGGCGTCAACAAGGCTTCAGGCATACTTGAGGTCTGCAAGCTGCTGGGCATTAACATGTCCCAGGTTGTTGCCGTAGGTGACAGCCTCAACGATCTGGCAGCGATCCAGCAGTCCGGCTTTGGAGTGGCTATGGGCAATGCGCAGGAAACTGTCAAGCAGGAAGCGGATGCGGTTGTAGCTACGAACAACGAAGACGGGATCGCCGAAGTGATTCAGAAGTACATCCTGACAGAGGCCGGAACCTCGGCCGGCAGAATATCGAAACGAGCTTAA
- a CDS encoding YuzB family protein yields MRPIIEFCASNIGHGTEPLKLKLEQNPEYDVVEYGCLNNCGECYLQPFAMVDGEIIEADSPAALEEAIEAAIREAEAWDNLEID; encoded by the coding sequence ATGAGACCAATTATAGAATTCTGTGCCAGCAACATCGGCCACGGCACTGAACCGCTCAAGCTTAAGCTGGAACAAAACCCTGAATATGATGTAGTGGAGTACGGCTGTCTGAACAACTGCGGAGAGTGTTATCTCCAGCCGTTCGCCATGGTTGACGGGGAGATCATTGAGGCTGATTCCCCTGCTGCTCTGGAAGAGGCCATAGAAGCCGCTATACGAGAGGCAGAAGCCTGGGACAACCTGGAGATTGACTAA
- a CDS encoding polysaccharide biosynthesis protein yields the protein MSTKKESFVKGTLILAAAALVARVLGLAQRVPLEHLFNTTGNASFTIANNVYLLLLPLATAGIPSTLSKMVSERYALNRPQEAQQVYRAALIFAAIVGVIMGVTLYIAAPYYAEYSKVPESTLAIRAIAPALLLFPTIAMMRGYFQGRNNMMAGGISQIVEQIARVSTAILLAFILLHQGYSNTWMAAGASFGSVLGSIGAFGVMLYYAMKLRRSEEKVALYESSEARIPLLKIYKDIFKLSIPIVLSSVTVPVVNFIDTSFIVPLLSGKIGMEQATWALSIFGSRAQSVAGIPPVLSIALSASLIPIISAAFARKDEQHLQRQVTLAMRVSILTGTPVVLSLVVAAYSVNGLLFKTLDGSGIVAMLTLGTIFQITMMTTNSILLGMGKSRISMYYVLVGILVKFGSNFLFSQWFGIYGIIGSTALCFIVITLLNLRMLKKIVPFTILGKRWGGFSIAVLASAGIGYGLNEAGILMTQLMPARLAFLITCLVVGAAVVIVYLVLLIILGVLSSQEIAGYPRPLRKVLGPLMKLQPARVRSGE from the coding sequence TTGTCCACCAAGAAAGAATCCTTTGTCAAAGGCACGCTAATTCTGGCGGCAGCCGCACTGGTGGCCCGTGTCCTCGGGCTTGCCCAGCGGGTGCCGCTGGAGCATTTATTCAATACAACAGGGAATGCGTCGTTTACGATCGCTAATAATGTATATTTGCTACTGTTGCCGCTGGCGACAGCCGGTATTCCAAGCACGCTTAGTAAAATGGTGTCCGAGCGCTATGCGCTGAACCGACCGCAGGAAGCTCAGCAGGTGTATCGGGCTGCTCTTATCTTTGCTGCAATTGTTGGTGTGATTATGGGTGTGACGCTATACATAGCTGCTCCATATTACGCTGAATACAGCAAGGTTCCAGAGAGTACTCTGGCCATCCGGGCAATTGCCCCGGCGCTGCTGCTGTTCCCTACAATCGCGATGATGCGCGGGTATTTCCAGGGCCGTAACAATATGATGGCCGGGGGCATCTCACAGATTGTCGAGCAGATTGCCCGGGTATCCACAGCCATTCTGCTTGCATTCATCCTGCTGCACCAGGGCTACAGCAATACCTGGATGGCGGCAGGCGCATCCTTCGGCAGTGTACTCGGCAGTATCGGCGCCTTCGGCGTGATGCTGTATTATGCCATGAAGCTGCGCCGCAGCGAGGAGAAGGTGGCACTGTATGAATCGAGTGAGGCCCGTATCCCGCTGCTGAAGATTTATAAGGATATTTTCAAGCTGTCCATACCGATTGTATTATCTTCTGTTACGGTGCCTGTAGTGAACTTTATTGATACTTCTTTCATTGTTCCGCTGCTTAGCGGTAAGATCGGGATGGAGCAGGCTACTTGGGCCCTAAGTATCTTCGGCAGCCGGGCACAGAGTGTGGCCGGGATTCCTCCGGTATTGTCGATCGCCCTAAGTGCATCGCTGATTCCGATAATATCTGCCGCCTTCGCACGCAAAGATGAACAGCACCTGCAGCGTCAGGTCACACTCGCCATGCGGGTGTCCATTCTGACCGGCACACCGGTTGTACTCTCTCTGGTCGTGGCGGCGTATTCCGTTAATGGCCTGCTGTTCAAAACACTGGATGGCAGCGGCATTGTGGCGATGCTGACGCTCGGGACGATTTTCCAGATTACGATGATGACCACTAACTCGATCCTGCTCGGAATGGGCAAATCCCGGATATCCATGTATTACGTGCTTGTGGGTATCCTCGTGAAGTTCGGCTCCAATTTCCTGTTCAGCCAGTGGTTTGGCATTTATGGTATTATCGGTTCTACGGCACTGTGCTTCATAGTGATTACACTGCTTAATCTGCGGATGCTCAAAAAAATCGTCCCCTTCACTATTCTCGGCAAACGATGGGGAGGCTTCTCTATTGCGGTCTTGGCCTCAGCAGGTATCGGCTATGGCTTGAATGAAGCAGGTATATTGATGACGCAGCTGATGCCGGCCCGCCTGGCCTTCCTGATTACCTGTCTGGTGGTTGGAGCGGCAGTGGTGATTGTCTATCTGGTTCTCCTGATTATTCTGGGCGTACTCAGCAGCCAGGAGATTGCCGGTTATCCCCGTCCGCTCCGCAAGGTGCTGGGTCCTTTGATGAAATTGCAGCCGGCCCGTGTACGTTCCGGTGAATAA
- a CDS encoding methionine ABC transporter permease, protein MGGLDFNKIDWAEMLDATVATLNMVVISGLFTIILGLPLGIMLYLWGRSNNAIIRAVYSVLSFIVNILRSVPFIILMVALIPLSKIIMGTSIGVRGTILALVVGAAPFFARLVETALREVDRGIIEAAQGMGASTGQIVMRVLLPEARPGLLAGITITLVTLVSYTAMAGFIGGGGLGDLAIRYGYYRYMKEVMIIAVALIVILVQLLQMAGDRLVRHFTRK, encoded by the coding sequence ATGGGCGGACTGGATTTTAATAAGATTGATTGGGCAGAAATGCTCGATGCAACGGTGGCTACACTTAACATGGTAGTTATTTCAGGATTATTCACAATTATCCTTGGTTTACCGCTCGGAATTATGCTATATTTATGGGGGAGATCAAATAACGCTATTATCAGAGCTGTTTACTCGGTATTATCATTTATCGTAAATATCCTGCGTTCCGTTCCGTTTATCATTCTCATGGTGGCCCTGATTCCGCTCAGCAAGATCATTATGGGCACCTCCATCGGTGTGCGCGGAACCATTCTGGCACTGGTGGTCGGTGCGGCTCCCTTTTTCGCCAGACTGGTGGAAACGGCGCTGCGGGAGGTTGACCGGGGAATTATTGAAGCAGCGCAGGGCATGGGGGCATCCACCGGGCAGATCGTGATGCGCGTCTTGCTGCCGGAGGCTCGTCCGGGCTTGCTTGCCGGAATAACCATTACTTTAGTGACCCTTGTCTCTTATACTGCCATGGCGGGATTTATTGGCGGCGGCGGTCTGGGGGATCTGGCGATCCGTTACGGCTATTACCGTTATATGAAGGAAGTTATGATTATCGCAGTGGCACTGATAGTAATACTCGTCCAACTGCTGCAAATGGCCGGTGACCGGCTGGTAAGACATTTTACACGGAAATAA
- a CDS encoding COX15/CtaA family protein, whose amino-acid sequence MTTLQLKWLSYLTCLIMFMALFGGVVVTKTGSGLECGNEWPLCHGKLIPAYTIGSLIEYTHRLFSGLAGLLSLASMVAFWRYARHRKDLLAYALLTLIFVIVQGGMGALAVVKSQSAAVMALHMGFSLIAFAGSLMLALGTRRAFSPGAELSTGSPKVRLAFRNLTWVTAVYSYIVVYIGAYVSHTSSQGGCSGWPLCNGQWIPEMSGGVGIVFVHRIAAAILFLLTAMLGHLAFWKYKELPELRALGVAAVLLCLMQVFSGAAVVYTLNNEKLYIFAAMSHIVLISGLFGVLCYMSVRVWQLSGAGRGSK is encoded by the coding sequence TTGACGACACTTCAATTAAAATGGCTCAGCTATCTGACCTGTCTCATTATGTTCATGGCGCTGTTTGGCGGGGTTGTGGTGACGAAGACCGGCTCGGGACTGGAATGCGGGAATGAGTGGCCGCTGTGCCACGGGAAGCTGATTCCTGCCTACACCATCGGCTCTCTGATTGAATATACCCACCGTTTGTTCAGCGGCCTGGCGGGCCTGTTATCACTGGCTTCCATGGTTGCCTTCTGGCGTTATGCCAGGCACCGCAAGGATCTGCTGGCCTACGCCCTGCTGACCCTGATCTTCGTCATCGTTCAAGGCGGGATGGGAGCGCTTGCAGTAGTGAAGTCGCAATCAGCTGCAGTCATGGCCCTGCATATGGGCTTCTCGCTGATCGCCTTCGCCGGTTCGCTGATGCTGGCGCTTGGGACCCGGCGGGCATTCTCCCCTGGAGCGGAACTCAGCACAGGAAGTCCCAAAGTCCGCCTGGCCTTCCGCAACTTAACCTGGGTTACTGCAGTATATTCATATATCGTTGTCTATATAGGGGCCTATGTAAGCCACACCAGCTCCCAGGGCGGGTGCTCCGGCTGGCCGCTGTGTAACGGACAATGGATTCCGGAGATGAGCGGCGGAGTAGGGATCGTATTTGTGCACCGGATTGCGGCGGCGATTCTTTTCCTGCTGACGGCTATGCTTGGGCATCTGGCCTTCTGGAAGTATAAGGAGCTGCCGGAGCTGAGGGCTCTTGGAGTAGCGGCAGTTCTGCTATGCCTGATGCAGGTATTCAGCGGAGCGGCTGTGGTATACACACTGAATAATGAGAAATTGTACATATTTGCTGCGATGTCTCATATTGTGCTGATCTCCGGACTCTTCGGGGTTCTGTGCTACATGAGTGTAAGGGTCTGGCAGTTAAGCGGAGCTGGCAGAGGCAGCAAGTGA